A stretch of DNA from Acidovorax carolinensis:
GTTTCTCAACAAGGATTGATCATGATGAGAAGAAAAATCAACTGGCTTTTGACAGCGGTCCAGATCGGCCTGCTGACTTGGTCCGGAACCACTTTGGCCGCCGATCAAGTGTATGTGGCCAATGAAGGCGCTGACACGGTCAGCGTCCTCGATGCGGCATCGTTGAAAACGCTGACGAACGTGCACGTCGGCAAGATGCCCCACAACGTGCAAGTGTCGCCCGACGGCAAGCTCGTATGGGTGACCAACAACGGCGAGCCTGACCATGCAGCCGACGTTTCTGCGCACAAGGGCATGGCCCAAGGCGACCACGATGCGATGGGAAAAGCGGGCGCGATCTGGGCCATCGACACCGCGACCAACGTAGTCGTCGCCAAGGTGCCGGTGGGTATGCACCCAGCCCATGTGGTGGTGTCACCAGACGGCCGCTTTGCCTATGTCACCAATGGCGGCGACAACACGGTCACTGTGATCGACACAGCGGCGCGGAGCCACGTGGCGACGATTCCGGTCGGTCAGTTTCCCCATGGTCTTCGGTTCAGCCCGGATGGCAAGGAGGTCTACGTCGCCAATCTCAAGGGTGGCACGGTATCGGTCATCGACACCGCCAGCCAGAAGGAGATTGCGCAGGTGCCGACCGGCAAAGGTCCGGCCCAGACTGGCTTCACGCCAGACGGCCGTTTGGCCTTTGCCTCGTTGTCGGGCGAAAACGCCATAGCCGTGATCGACCCAGCAACGCGCAAGGTAATTCGCAAGGTTGAGGTAGGAACGGTGCCGATTCAGTTGTATGCCACGCCTGACTCGCGCACGCTCCTGGTGGCCAACCAGGGTACGCGCAAGATGCCGGGCAAGACCGTCAGCATGATTGACCTGGAGACTTTCAAGGTCGTCAAGACAGTCGTAACTGGCGCTGGTGCTCATGGAGTGGTTGTTGATCGTGACGGGCGGTACGCCTATGTGACGAACATTTACGCCAATTCGGTTTCCGTGCTTGACGTGAAAGATCGCAAGGTAACGAAGACCGTTCCTGTCGGTAAGGCACCCAACGGCATCAGCGTAACGCCTTGAGTGGGGCCCGTCGCCTACACCGGTACGTACGGTACACAAAAAAGTAGAACCAGCCAGCGTCAACCCTGGCGTATGTCCAAATGACGGTCATCGATATTCGAATTCAACGAATCACGCAGCTTTACGATTCTCTGGACCCTTCACCGCTCCATGAGAAAACACTGAGCCATGCTGTTGAAACCTATATCGTTGACTGTGCTGGTGAAGATGGTCGAGAAGAACCGCTTCGGCTTATGGTGCACGTCCCGACTCCGATCAGAGAGTACGAAGTCGAAATCACACGAGCGATTCACGCGCACTTTCAGGCGCAGCATGCACAGTGCAGGCGCCGATATCGCCGAAGGATGCGACAGGGCATGCGCTTTCTGTTCATAGGACTCGCCGTTCTGACGACGACACTGCTTGCACGAGCCTTATTGGTTGATCCGGGCAACAGCAAAGTGCATGTTGGGATTAGCGAAGGCTTGTTGATTATTGGCTGGGTGGCAATGTGGCGCCCGATAGAGGTCCTCTTATTCGAGCGTGCAGAGAACCACCAAAACATGGCGCTTCTTGAGCGTCTTTCCCAAATCGACGTGGAGTTCGCCCTTGAAGAGACTGCGGTGGACCCAGGGGAGAAAAGTGGTGAGACAAACGACCTGCGGGCACCGGCTTTGTTGCCTTGACGGCGAGAATACTTGGAGAACCCAACAAAAGGTGGCGTTGTTAGACAAGCCAGCACCGTAAGTCCTCTTTTCCATTGAGAGTTTCGACTCTAGGCGGCCGGAGCCGCGGAAATTCGGATCCTCTGTTTGTCTCTTGACCGTGCGAGGTCCGAGGTCTGCTGTTTTCGCGAGTTTGAGGGCAGACGGTTGCGTTTTTCATCTGGATTAGCGGAGACGACCGAGAACGGAGAGCTCCGGGAACGTCAAGTATCCGTCGCAGGTTGCAGGGCGATCACCGACATGCCGGCCAGCGCGATGGCCGCTCCCACGAAGTCCCAACGGGTCAAGGCAACACCGTCGACGACGTGCAACCAGACCAGCGCCACGGCGATGTACATCCCGCCGTAAGCCGCATAGGTTCGCCCGGCAGCTGTCGGGTGCAAGGTCAGCAGCCAAGCGAACAACGACAAGGAAACGGCAGCCGGCAAGAGCAGCCATGCCGACTTGCCCTGCTTTACGACCAGCCAGGGCAAGTAGCAGCCAACGATTTCAGCTACTGCCGTCACCGCAAACAGAATGGCAACTTTCAAGAGTTCCATCGTCACGCTTCCTGCAGCGCCTGGATCATCGGGCAACGCACCTGTCCCCTTGCGGCGCAGCAGCGCTGCACCAGTGCTTCCAGGACTGCCTCAATGCGGTGGAGATCGGCGAGCTTGGCGCGCACATCCCTGAGCTTGCGTTCGGCTTGTTCGCGGGCCTCGGGGCAATGCGACCCGTCCTCGAGCTTCAGCAAGTCCCCGACTTCGTCAAGGCTGAAACCCAGCCGTTGCGCCGATTTAATAAAGCGTACCCGGGCCAGATTTGCCTCGCCGTAGCGGCGGATGCCGCCCAGGGGGCGGTCGGGCTCTTGCACTAAGCCCTTGCGCTGGTAGAAGCGGATCGTCTCAACATTGACCCCAGCGGCCTCGGCTAAGCCACCGATGGTCAGGGTTTCGGTTGGTTCATTCATGGCACTTGACTCCGTACTTAACTACGGAAGTAAGCTTAAACGATGAAACCCGATTCCCCAACTGAAACTCGAAGCGGCGGCGGGCGTGGTGCGCTGTTAACCGGCGGTCTGGCGGCCATCCTCGCCTCCACTTGCTGCCTCGGGCCTTTGGTGTTGATTACGCTTGGCGTCTCCGGGGCATGGATTAGCAATTTGACCCTGCTCGAACCCTATCGGCCCATGTTCATCGGTGCCGCGCTTGTGGCACTGTTTTTTGCGTACAGGCGGATATGGCGAGCGCCAGCAGCCTGTGAGGCCGGGCAGGCTTGCGCGCTACCGCAAGTCAACCGAAGCCACAAGTCGTTGTTCTGGACCGTGGTGGCGCTAGTCATCGTCGCGCTCGGATTCCCGCTGATCGCTCCCTGGTTTTACTGAATGGAGATTGCTATGAAAAAACTCGTTGCTCTGGCCATGCTGGCCGCTTCTGCTTCGCCCCTCTGGGCTACCACGCAGAGTGTCACGCTGTCCGTGCCCGACATGAACTGCGCCACCTGCCCGATCACAGTCAAGAAGGCGCTTACCAAGGTATCCGGCGTCAGCAAGATCGACGTGAATCTGGATCGGCGCGAGGCCAAGGTGACGTTCGACGATACGAAGGCGAATGTCGAGGTCCTCACACGCGCCACCAGGAACGCAGGGTATCCCGCGACCGTGTTGGGAGACGCCAAGTGACTGCGGTGATACTGGAATCGACGCTGACCTGCCCCGAGTGCGGCCACGCCAAGACAGAGACGATGCCCACGGACGCCTGCCAGTGGTTCTACGAGTGCGAGCAATGTCACACCGTGCTAAAGCCCAAGTCGGGTGACTGCTGTGTGTACTGTTCTTACGGCTCAGTGCCTTGTCCTCCAATCCAGGAACGGGGGCACGCAGCCAATCTTGGGTTCGCGCCGGCCGGATCGCCCGATCGGAAATGAGTCAAGCGTCACGAGATCAATTCGGGCGCCAGGGACGCCATCACCACATCCGAGTTGAACTTCCGCAACACCGTTGTGCGGGCCCATGTGGCCATCAAACGCGCCAACGTTCATCGGTGGCTGATATGCCAAGCCCCAAGAAGCACATGACAAAGATGTAATCTTTGAAACATATTCCGGTCAGCCTTGGTCTCGCAAAATGCATAACGTGCATTCACACAAGGTAGGTGGATACCAATGCGAAGTTCAACAACCTGAAATTCAGTGACCGAGGGTCTGATGCAACGTGAGGAATTTATGCTGAACGTGGATTGGACCGAAGTGGTGGCGCTGTTCAATGTCGACTCGCGTTATGCCTGCAGTGTGGTCGTTGCGCCTGTCATACGCAAGATCGTGCCTGCGACTATGCAGGGTATCAACGGAGCGCATCGATGAACGGCTACGAACTCCCCCCGGGTGCCGCGGGCTTGGTTGCCGCGCTTGCTGTCGGTCTGGTGATTGGCCTGGAGCGCGGCTGGCACGATCGCGAATTACCGGAGGGTGGACGTGTTGCAGGCCTGCGCACCTTTGCGCTGACCGGACTGCTCGGTGGCGTGCTTGGGCATCTGCAGCCAGATTTCGGCGCTTGGCCTTTGCTGGGTGCGCTGCTCGGACTCGCCCTGCTGCTGACGGTGTCCTACGCCCGTAACGCCAAACTGTCGGGTAACCTGAGTGCCACTACCCCGGTGGCGATGCTTCTCACTCTGGTCCTGGGTGCCTTTGCGGCACACGGCAACATCACCTTGGCGTTGTCGGCAGCAGTGGTTGGCGCTGTGTTGCTGGATCTCAAGCCGACCTTGCACGGTTGGTTGCGTTTGATCGATCACCGCGAATTGACTGCATCGCTGCAACTGCTGGTGTTGTCCATGGTCATCCTGCCTTACCTGCCCAATACGGGCCTCGGGCCCTATGCCGCGCTCAATCCGTACCAGCTGTGGTGGGCAGTCATCCTGATTGCGGGCCTGTCGCTGACGGGTCACTTTGCCATGCGGATCACCGGCGCGCAAAGGGGTGTGCTGTGGACCGGGATCCTGGGAGGACTGGCATCTTCCACCGCAACCACGTTGGCTTTGGCTCGCTACGCACGCGAGCAGCCTTCGCTGACAGGCGCGGCGGTAGCCGGCACGTTGGCATCCTGTGGCGTCATGTTTTTTCGCATGGTCGTTCTGCTGGGTGTCATCCAGCCGGCGCTGCTGTCCACCTTCGGCAGCGCCCTGGTGGTCACTGGCGTGGCACTGCTGTGTATTGCGCTATGGGGGTGGCGCAAGTTGGACCGCACTGTAGTGGGGGAGGGCGCTGTCGGCGCGATGGCGCCATTCGACCTTGGCACCGCGCTCGGTTTTGGTGTGCTGCTCGCTGTCATGAGCGTCCTGGTGCCCGCGGCAAAGCAGTGGCTGGACACCAGCGGCCTCTATGTGCTGTCGGCGGTTTCAGGCCTTGCCGACGTGGATGCGATCTTGATCTCGGTCGCTCGGCTGCATGGTGCCGGTGGATTGTCCACGGGCGCCACCGTCACGGCGCTCGGTCTCGCGACATTGGCAAACATGGTGGCAAAGGTCGGCATCGCCTGGACGACAGGCGGCGCGCAGGTCGGTAAATCGGTTGTTTTCGGCTACCTGGGTGCGATGGCGTCCGGAGCTGCCGTATTGGCGCTGAGCGTGACGTTTTCGTGAGCGTCCACTGGCCACGTCTTCAGAATTTTTTGTGTTTGAACAATAGGGATCACCGCTATGGAAAAGTCATTTCATCGATTCTCTGAACTGTTTGCCCAGCTCGGCCTGCGCATGGATGCAGCAGGCATTGGGGAGTTCTTGGAGGCCCACTCTCCACTGCCGGCCGATGTGCTGCTGGCCGATGCCCCATTCTGGACGCCAGCTCAGGCGACTCTGTTGCGCGAAGAGCTTCTGGAAGATGCGGACTGGGCCGAAGTAATTGACCGGTTGAATGCCGCCTTGCGTGCACCCAAGGGGAGGTCATGATGCCTATGAGGAATCGTCTGTCGTTGGGGGTAGTCGTGGTGTCTCTGGCGCTGAGCTCGATGGTTCACGCGCAGGAGGCCAAGCTGGGATCGAGTGTTGAAGGGTTGCTGCAAGCGGCCAGGGATAGAAACCCAGAAATCGCCAGCATGCGTTTTGATGCGGATGCGGCAGCAGAGCGCGTCGCGCCTGCGGGCGCCTTGCCGGATCCTAAATTCCGAACCGAATTGCGTGACATCACGCGCAT
This window harbors:
- a CDS encoding YnfA family protein → MELLKVAILFAVTAVAEIVGCYLPWLVVKQGKSAWLLLPAAVSLSLFAWLLTLHPTAAGRTYAAYGGMYIAVALVWLHVVDGVALTRWDFVGAAIALAGMSVIALQPATDT
- the merT gene encoding mercuric ion transporter MerT; protein product: MKPDSPTETRSGGGRGALLTGGLAAILASTCCLGPLVLITLGVSGAWISNLTLLEPYRPMFIGAALVALFFAYRRIWRAPAACEAGQACALPQVNRSHKSLFWTVVALVIVALGFPLIAPWFY
- the merR gene encoding Hg(II)-responsive transcriptional regulator; the encoded protein is MNEPTETLTIGGLAEAAGVNVETIRFYQRKGLVQEPDRPLGGIRRYGEANLARVRFIKSAQRLGFSLDEVGDLLKLEDGSHCPEAREQAERKLRDVRAKLADLHRIEAVLEALVQRCCAARGQVRCPMIQALQEA
- a CDS encoding GDCCVxC domain-containing (seleno)protein — encoded protein: MTAVILESTLTCPECGHAKTETMPTDACQWFYECEQCHTVLKPKSGDCCVYCSYGSVPCPPIQERGHAANLGFAPAGSPDRK
- a CDS encoding MgtC/SapB family protein, whose protein sequence is MNGYELPPGAAGLVAALAVGLVIGLERGWHDRELPEGGRVAGLRTFALTGLLGGVLGHLQPDFGAWPLLGALLGLALLLTVSYARNAKLSGNLSATTPVAMLLTLVLGAFAAHGNITLALSAAVVGAVLLDLKPTLHGWLRLIDHRELTASLQLLVLSMVILPYLPNTGLGPYAALNPYQLWWAVILIAGLSLTGHFAMRITGAQRGVLWTGILGGLASSTATTLALARYAREQPSLTGAAVAGTLASCGVMFFRMVVLLGVIQPALLSTFGSALVVTGVALLCIALWGWRKLDRTVVGEGAVGAMAPFDLGTALGFGVLLAVMSVLVPAAKQWLDTSGLYVLSAVSGLADVDAILISVARLHGAGGLSTGATVTALGLATLANMVAKVGIAWTTGGAQVGKSVVFGYLGAMASGAAVLALSVTFS
- a CDS encoding DUF2789 domain-containing protein; this translates as MEKSFHRFSELFAQLGLRMDAAGIGEFLEAHSPLPADVLLADAPFWTPAQATLLREELLEDADWAEVIDRLNAALRAPKGRS
- the merP gene encoding mercury resistance system periplasmic binding protein MerP — translated: MKKLVALAMLAASASPLWATTQSVTLSVPDMNCATCPITVKKALTKVSGVSKIDVNLDRREAKVTFDDTKANVEVLTRATRNAGYPATVLGDAK
- a CDS encoding cytochrome D1 domain-containing protein, with amino-acid sequence MMRRKINWLLTAVQIGLLTWSGTTLAADQVYVANEGADTVSVLDAASLKTLTNVHVGKMPHNVQVSPDGKLVWVTNNGEPDHAADVSAHKGMAQGDHDAMGKAGAIWAIDTATNVVVAKVPVGMHPAHVVVSPDGRFAYVTNGGDNTVTVIDTAARSHVATIPVGQFPHGLRFSPDGKEVYVANLKGGTVSVIDTASQKEIAQVPTGKGPAQTGFTPDGRLAFASLSGENAIAVIDPATRKVIRKVEVGTVPIQLYATPDSRTLLVANQGTRKMPGKTVSMIDLETFKVVKTVVTGAGAHGVVVDRDGRYAYVTNIYANSVSVLDVKDRKVTKTVPVGKAPNGISVTP